In a single window of the Drosophila subpulchrella strain 33 F10 #4 breed RU33 chromosome X, RU_Dsub_v1.1 Primary Assembly, whole genome shotgun sequence genome:
- the LOC119558349 gene encoding uncharacterized protein LOC119558349 isoform X2: MKLSVSAYRAHASAHKKILSSGYHSQLNYGSTGAAAASSSSSGATATGLYAMEAHEHEAGKFVKDVARQVHDCNSDTDVISPTGTSSSGGGGGGGGGGGGSGGAGPSDGGYHKRHHKMVRDEDNNSAAHSSDSKSPSQRTRSNQRWMKLRTTVQISSAIQKKPPLKREDSFLKRFSTRQIPETQETVEDTGSESASGDVEKSVKRRRRYLQKRRSVVNPDENFYFYWLMMLTVCVLYNLWTLIVRQSFPELQQSVPTFWLVCDSMTDVVFILDIIVQLRTGYLEQGLMVYDDRKLACHYVHSRDFIFDMIALIPLDLLQLKMGTHPLLRFTRFFKVYRSVRFYYIVESRTVWPNLWRVVNLIHILLILAHWFGCFYFLLSEAEGFQGDWVYPYRPGDYATLTRKYLGSLYWSTLTLTTIGDLPTPETNAEPNFSVDGPRSIPRRGIKSRLLQFGSSYGYIFTIVSYLIGVFIFATIVGQVGNVITNRNANRLEFERLLDGAKTYMRHHKVPGGMKRRVLRWYDYSWSRGRIQGGGDINTALGLLPDKLKTELALHVNLSVLKKVTIFQECQPEFLHDLVLKMKAYIFTPGDSICRKGEVAREMFIIADGILEVLSETGKVLTTMKAGDFFGEIGILNLDGLNKRTADVRSVGYSELFSLSREDVLAAMKDYPDAQEILQTLGRKRLMEVRCVNKKYAKAQSDKEAAAYAAAHPHHHPAHHQGQVHQSDSSENSASKKIVDKLKHDVKGFRNVLKKSRTSRKSDESLEMQPLHNTSPRGSKILLKRMSRVRSDEKDADSAEAKDELHDKTPSPIGAGLPLLQRLRLLKEKQDREERAVKSTPPQKSPPHSHVTCTLSPQESIQEEPEREFSEGFPLIQRLQQLKIKNEPQANAAEPGVVMVNTPPNISSKIDSHFGASQGVGSVPGLNGGGISAPGQSLTVAQIKPIMKVSFKQKIQQLQGGGAASSSPGPSTGAIAKKEPPKSLALVAKHATSDDPVATAGVGLGAGSGIATISKRVVKPAHRMATPLQSDTDTDGTPIKPWSKLKLATLMSSSYTSLTNCSPDDLASPLKNYSLSNIPQQMETHTRPRHHSARSSSRSPRHGHGHGHHHHHHHQGQSLGQGPSSTSTTGSSPGQVNQLASSAAKRDCLRLQKPEQHLPDGELTELGGNGRRKLYQSVFDLSPEYCGLPFVKRLKILNERQKLAELERALQTRSFSLDCSKSGPDSKVPISESLYRCYSDTSGIYSQFLSTYESTTSSTSISTNTSASASASASASASASDSNSRQLQYVPLPLSPESNETMERRKLKSILKKLQMGGGQEEEAGSKVNASGTTKKGQGLPAEPTLEGPPASAKEELESPFGGAAAIGSVNNKNNGCGTGNGNGTGTSTATINDNSANASNSISRPNNSAYASCPPPAVAFPFPVPVPVTVPIAPASGAVPLPLGSEAANVWSPTLTLVTPTNSPQESFAFPAQLQREGELGGHGNGNGRGLVGGVGSASAVGASASASASASTSASYVVECSSSSNQILHAQSTTDLNLNLQLRQNTTSATMGGTGPGPRLEGFPEAQDYFNQILSGINHVIKTHMNEMHSKFETQFSSMAGEVRRRDAIIAQLQLKLRSIEAKSSGPVASTSASSSALVLPLSRRHKREKMSQLSVDDDEPPEEDNSSSGSSAELLFMRGDSLDTVFTSSPPIQGGRRSISPGPSRHHAASANALNCPSSYYGGPGSLSSRHAQSHPSFYSGQGNGRSGRSSGYREWSGGADSLGSGSGSSSAVMVADVTGNLARLSDSVILDIGESSSSSSSSSKINIADVDDDEEEEEDPAARHPREEEDVDDDGGGGGGGRSASHNDWEVRMLAAEMERQERKRGHSLSDNLGELKHCSTFLRRRRKFSDTETEFSETDMEEQLARSGSGSMDPSGSTVASGSGAGGSTSTSAGHPSGSQRPRASSLDQFNLRYGIGRGIFKAMSIDRDKDKL; encoded by the exons GACACGATCGAACCAGCGCTGGATGAAGCTGCGCACCACCGTGCAGATCTCATCGGCGATACAGAAGAAACCACCGCTCAAGCGCGAAGACTCCTTCCTGAAGCGTTTCTCGACAAGACAGATACCCGAAACACAG GAAACTGTTGAAGATACGGGTTCAGAAAGTGCCTCTGGTGACGTCGAAAAGAGTGTTAAACGACGACGACGCTATCTGCAGAAACGACGATCTGTTGTTAATCCAGATGAAAATTTTTACTTCTATTGGTTAATGATGTTAACTGTATGTGTTCTGTATAATCTATGGACCCTAATTGTGAGGCAGAGCTTTCCTGAACTGCAG CAATCTGTGCCCACGTTCTGGCTCGTCTGCGATTCGATGACAGATGTTGTATTTATCTTAGATATAATAGTTCAATTACGCACAGGCTATCTGGAGCAGGGCCTAATG GTATACGATGACAGGAAGCTGGCCTGCCACTATGTTCACTCGCGCGACTTTATCTTCGATATGATAGCGCTGATACCATTGGATCTGCTGCAGCTCAAGATGGGCACACATCCGCTCTTGCGTTTTACGCGCTTTTTTAAA GTTTATCGATCTGTGAGATTTTATTACATCGTAGAAAGTAGAACAGTTTGGCCAAATTTATGGCGCGTTGTTAACCTAATTCATATCCTGTTAATACTGGCACACTGGTTCGGTTGTTTCTATTTTTTACTCTCCGAGGCGGAGGGTTTTCAg GGCGATTGGGTCTATCCGTATCGACCCGGGGACTATGCCACCCTGACGCGCAAGTATCTGGGCAGCCTGTACTGGTCGACCCTGACACTGACGACCATTGGGGACCTGCCCACGCCCGAGACGAATGCAGA ACCGAACTTTTCGGTGGACGGCCCGCGATCAATTCCGAGGCGAGGCATTAAATCGCGCCTGCTTCAATTCGGCTCTAGCTATGG ATATATTTTTACGATCGTTAGCTATTTGATTGGTGTTTTTATCTTCGCCACCATTGTGGGCCAAGTGGGCAATGTGATAACGAACCGAAATGCGAATCGCCTGGAGTTCGAGCGCCTGCTGGATGGGGCCAAGACGTATATGCGGCACCACAAG GTGCCCGGGGGGATGAAGCGTCGCGTGCTGCGGTGGTACGACTACAGTTGGTCCCGCGGAAGGATACAGGGTGGCGGTGACATCAATACCGCCTTGGGCCTCCTGCCCGACAAGCTGAAAACCGAATTGGCCTTACATGTCAACCTCAGCGTGCTGAAGAAGGTGACCATTTTCCAAGAGTGCCAGCCCGAGTTCCTCCACGATCTCGTGCTCAAGATGAAGGCCTACATCTTCACGCCGGGCGACTCCATCTGCCGAAAGGGCGAGGTGGCCCGCGAGATGTTCATCATCGCCGATGGCATCCTGGAGGTCCTCAGCGAGACGGGCAAGGTCCTCACCACCATGAAGGCTGGCGATTTTTTTGGCGAAATCGGCATCCTCAATCTGGACGGGCTGAACAA ACGCACGGCGGATGTGCGGTCCGTGGGCTATTCTGAGCTTTTCTCCCTGTCCCGCGAGGATGTCCTGGCGGCCATGAAGGACTATCCCGATGCCCAGGAGATCCTGCAGACCCTGGGTCGCAAGCGGCTGATGGAGGTGCGCTGCGTGAACAAGAAGTACGCCAAGGCCCAGAGCGACAAGGAGGCGGCGGCCTATGCGGCGGCCCATCCGCACCACCACCCAGCCCACCACCAGGGTCAGGTGCACCAGAGCGACAGCAGCGAGAACAGTGCCTCCAAGAAGATCGTCGACAAGCTGAAGCACGACGTCAAGGGCTTCCGGAATGTGCTCAAGAAGTCCAG GACCTCGCGGAAAAGCGATGAATCCCTAGAGATGCAACCCCTGCACAACACCTCGCCCCGTGGCAGTAAGATCCTGTTGAAGCGAATGTCGCGGGTGAGATCGGACGAAAAGGATGCGGACAGTGCCGAGGCCAAGGACGAGTTGCACGACAAGACGCCCAGCCCCATTGGGGCGGggctgccgctgctgcagcGCCTCCGGCTGCTCAAAGAGAAGCAG GATCGCGAAGAGCGAGCTGTTAAGTCCACACCACCACAGAAATCTCCACCTCACTCACATGTAACGTGTACGTTATCGCCGCAGGAATCGATCCAGGAGGAGCCCGAACGCGAGTTCAGCGAAGGCTTTCCCCTGATCCAGCGACTGCAGCAGTTGAAAATTAAGAACGAGCCGCAGGCAAACGCTGCCGAACCCGGCGTCGTCATG GTCAACACGCCGCCCAATATCAGCAGCAAGATAGATTCGCATTTTGGGGCCAGCCAGGGAGTTGGATCGGTTCCGGGACTAAATGGTGGAGGCATCTCGGCGCCGGGACAATCGCTGACGGTGGCCCAGATCAAGCCCATCATGAAGGTGTCGTTCAAGCAGAAGATCCAGCAGTTGCAGGGCGGCGGAGCAGCCAGCAGCTCCCCAGGGCCGAGTACCGGAGCCATTGCCAAGAAGGAGCCGCCCAAGTCACTGGCCCTGGTGGCCAAGCATGCCACATCCGACGATCCGGTGGCCACAGCTGGAGTGGGATTGGGAGCTGGCTCTGGCATAGCCACCATATCGAAAAGGGTGGTCAAACCCGCCCACAGGATGGCCACGCCACTGCAGTCCGACACGGACACTGATGGCACGCCCATCAAGCCGTGGTCCAAGCTGAAACTGGCCACCCTGATGTCCTCCAGCTACACAAGCTTGACCAATTGCTCGCCCGATGATCTGGCCTCGCCGCTGAAGAACTACTCGCTGAGCAACATACCCCAGCAGATGGAGACGCATACGCGACCACGCCACCACAGCGCCAGGAGCAGTTCAAGATCACCACGCCACGGGCATGGACATGGGcatcatcaccatcaccatcatcaGGGGCAGTCACTGGGTCAGGGGCCAAGCTCCACCAGCACAACGGGCTCGTCGCCTGGCCAAGTGAACCAGTTGGCCAGCAGTGCTGCCAAGAGGGATTGCCTGCGTCTCCAGAAGCCGGAGCAGCATCTGCCCGACGGCGAACTGACCGAACTGGGCGGCAATGGTCGCAGGAAGCTCTACCAGAGCGTCTTCGATCTCTCCCCGGAATATTGCGGTCTGCCGTTCGTCAAGCGCCTGAAGATCCTCAACGAGCGCCAGAAGTTGGCCGAACTGGAGAGGGCCCTCCAGACCCGCAGCTTCAGCCTGGACTGCTCCAAATCCGGGCCGGATAGCAAGGTGCCCATCTCGGAGTCGTTGTATCGCTGCTACAGCGACACCTCCGGCATCTATTCGCAGTTCCTCAGCACTTACGAGTCGACCACCAGCTCCACCTCGATATCCACCAATACTTCCGCTTCCGCATCGGCATCCGcctccgcatccgcatccgcttCGGATAGCAACTCCCGCCAGTTGCAGTATGTACCCCTGCCATTAAGTCCCGAATCCAATGAGACAATGGAGCGTCGCAAGCTGAAGAGTATACTCAAGAAGCTCCAGATGGGCGGTGgtcaggaggaggaggcgggtTCAAAGGTCAACGCCAGTGGCACCACCAAAAAGGGCCAGGGTTTGCCGGCGGAGCCGACCTTGGAAGG CCCGCCCGCCAGTGCCAAGGAGGAGTTGGAATCTCCCTTCGGCGGTGCTGCGGCGATCGGTTCggttaataataaaaataatggtTGCGGTACGGGTAACGGTAACGGTACGGGTACAAGCACGGCTACGATTAACGATAATAGTGCCAATGCGAGCAATTCGATATCGCGTCCGAACAACAGTGCGTATGCGTCGTGTCCTCCACCGGCGGTGgcatttccgtttccggtgCCGGTGCCGGTCACAGTTCCGATTGCCCCTGCATCCGGTGCAGTTCCACTTCCGCTGGGATCGGAGGCGGCGAATGTCTGGTCGCCGACGTTGACGTTGGTAACGCCCACGAATTCGCCGCAGGAGAGCTTCGCGTTTCCCGCCCAGCTTCAAAGGGAGGGGGAGTTGGGCGGCcacggaaacggaaacgggCGCGGGCTCGTTGGTGGCGTTGGCAGCGCCTCAGCGGTTGGAGCCTCGGCATCCGcgtccgcatccgcatccacaTCCGCCTCGTATGTCGTCGAGTGCTCATCGTCGTCGAATCAGATCCTCCATGCCCAGTCCACCACtgatttgaatttgaatttgcagcTCAGGCAGAACACGACCAGTGCGACCATGGGCGGAACGGGTCCAGGGCCCCGGCTCGAAG GCTTCCCGGAGGCTCAGGACTACTTCAATCAAATCCTGAGCGGCATCAATCACGTAATCAAGACGCACATGAACGAGATGCACTCCAAGTTCGAGACGCAGTTCTCCAGCATGGCGGGCGAGGTGCGACGCCGCGACGCAATCATTGCCCAGCTGCAGCTCAAGCTGCGCTCCATAGAGGCCAAGTCCTCTGGCCCAGTGGCATCCACATCCGCATCCTCTTCCGCCTTGGTTCTGCCACTCAGCAGGCGACATAAGCGCGAGAAGATGTCCCAGTTGTCTGTGGACGACGATGAACCGCCCGAGGAGGACAACAGTAGTTCGGGATCTTCAGCGGAGCTTCTATTTATG CGCGGTGATTCCCTGGACACGGTCTTCACCTCATCGCCGCCCATCCAGGGCGGCAGGCGCAGCATATCGCCAGGTCCAAGTCGTCATCATGCGGCCTCGGCGAACGCCCTGAACTGTCCGAGTAGCTACTACGGAGGACCCGGCTCCCTGAGCTCCCGCCACGCCCAAAGCCATCCCAGCTTCTACTCCGGCCAGGGCAATGGACGCAGTGGCCGCAGCAGTGGCTATCGCGAGTGGAGCGGCGGAGCGGACAGCCTGGGCAGCGGGAGCGGATCGAGCAGTGCCGTCATGGTGGCGGATGTTACGGGCAATCTGGCCCGATTGTCGGACAGCGTGATCCTGGACATTGGCGAGAGCTCCAGCTCGAGCTCCTCTTCCAGCAAGATCAACATAGCCGATGTGGATgacgacgaggaggaggaagaggaTCCAGCGGCGCGGCATCCTCGAGAGGAAGAGGACGTGGACGACGAcggcggtggtggtggaggCGGCAGATCGGCAAGCCACAATGACTGGGAGGTGCGAATGCTGGCCGCCGAAATGGAGCGACAGGAGCGCAAGCGGGGTCACTCCCTCTCCGACAATCTGGGTGAGCTGAAGCACTGCAGCACGTTCCTGCGGCGACGCCGGAAATTCAGCGACACGGAGACGGAGTTCAGCGAGACGGACATGGAGGAGCAGCTGGCCAGGTCGGGCAGCGGCTCCATGGACCCAAGTGGCTCGACAGTGGCGTCTGGCTCCGGGGCCGGTggatccacatccacatccgcgGGACATCCGAGTGGCAGCCAGCGACCCCGGGCATCCAGCTTGGATCAGTTCAACCTGCGCTACGGCATCGGGCGCGGAATCTTTAAAGCAATGAGCATCGACCGTGATAAAGACAAGCTTTGA
- the LOC119558349 gene encoding pneumococcal serine-rich repeat protein isoform X5, with protein MKLSVSAYRAHASAHKKILSSGYHSQLNYGSTGAAAASSSSSGATATGLYAMEAHEHEAGKFVKDVARQVHDCNSDTDVISPTGTSSSGGGGGGGGGGGGSGGAGPSDGGYHKRHHKMVRDEDNNSAAHSSDSKSPSQRTRSNQRWMKLRTTVQISSAIQKKPPLKREDSFLKRFSTRQIPETQETVEDTGSESASGDVEKSVKRRRRYLQKRRSVVNPDENFYFYWLMMLTVCVLYNLWTLIVRQSFPELQQSVPTFWLVCDSMTDVVFILDIIVQLRTGYLEQGLMVYDDRKLACHYVHSRDFIFDMIALIPLDLLQLKMGTHPLLRFTRFFKVYRSVRFYYIVESRTVWPNLWRVVNLIHILLILAHWFGCFYFLLSEAEGFQGDWVYPYRPGDYATLTRKYLGSLYWSTLTLTTIGDLPTPETNAEYIFTIVSYLIGVFIFATIVGQVGNVITNRNANRLEFERLLDGAKTYMRHHKVPGGMKRRVLRWYDYSWSRGRIQGGGDINTALGLLPDKLKTELALHVNLSVLKKVTIFQECQPEFLHDLVLKMKAYIFTPGDSICRKGEVAREMFIIADGILEVLSETGKVLTTMKAGDFFGEIGILNLDGLNKRTADVRSVGYSELFSLSREDVLAAMKDYPDAQEILQTLGRKRLMEVRCVNKKYAKAQSDKEAAAYAAAHPHHHPAHHQGQVHQSDSSENSASKKIVDKLKHDVKGFRNVLKKSRTSRKSDESLEMQPLHNTSPRGSKILLKRMSRVRSDEKDADSAEAKDELHDKTPSPIGAGLPLLQRLRLLKEKQDREERAVKSTPPQKSPPHSHVTCTLSPQESIQEEPEREFSEGFPLIQRLQQLKIKNEPQANAAEPGVVMVNTPPNISSKIDSHFGASQGVGSVPGLNGGGISAPGQSLTVAQIKPIMKVSFKQKIQQLQGGGAASSSPGPSTGAIAKKEPPKSLALVAKHATSDDPVATAGVGLGAGSGIATISKRVVKPAHRMATPLQSDTDTDGTPIKPWSKLKLATLMSSSYTSLTNCSPDDLASPLKNYSLSNIPQQMETHTRPRHHSARSSSRSPRHGHGHGHHHHHHHQGQSLGQGPSSTSTTGSSPGQVNQLASSAAKRDCLRLQKPEQHLPDGELTELGGNGRRKLYQSVFDLSPEYCGLPFVKRLKILNERQKLAELERALQTRSFSLDCSKSGPDSKVPISESLYRCYSDTSGIYSQFLSTYESTTSSTSISTNTSASASASASASASASDSNSRQLQYVPLPLSPESNETMERRKLKSILKKLQMGGGQEEEAGSKVNASGTTKKGQGLPAEPTLEGPPASAKEELESPFGGAAAIGSVNNKNNGCGTGNGNGTGTSTATINDNSANASNSISRPNNSAYASCPPPAVAFPFPVPVPVTVPIAPASGAVPLPLGSEAANVWSPTLTLVTPTNSPQESFAFPAQLQREGELGGHGNGNGRGLVGGVGSASAVGASASASASASTSASYVVECSSSSNQILHAQSTTDLNLNLQLRQNTTSATMGGTGPGPRLEGFPEAQDYFNQILSGINHVIKTHMNEMHSKFETQFSSMAGEVRRRDAIIAQLQLKLRSIEAKSSGPVASTSASSSALVLPLSRRHKREKMSQLSVDDDEPPEEDNSSSGSSAELLFMRGDSLDTVFTSSPPIQGGRRSISPGPSRHHAASANALNCPSSYYGGPGSLSSRHAQSHPSFYSGQGNGRSGRSSGYREWSGGADSLGSGSGSSSAVMVADVTGNLARLSDSVILDIGESSSSSSSSSKINIADVDDDEEEEEDPAARHPREEEDVDDDGGGGGGGRSASHNDWEVRMLAAEMERQERKRGHSLSDNLGELKHCSTFLRRRRKFSDTETEFSETDMEEQLARSGSGSMDPSGSTVASGSGAGGSTSTSAGHPSGSQRPRASSLDQFNLRYGIGRGIFKAMSIDRDKDKL; from the exons GACACGATCGAACCAGCGCTGGATGAAGCTGCGCACCACCGTGCAGATCTCATCGGCGATACAGAAGAAACCACCGCTCAAGCGCGAAGACTCCTTCCTGAAGCGTTTCTCGACAAGACAGATACCCGAAACACAG GAAACTGTTGAAGATACGGGTTCAGAAAGTGCCTCTGGTGACGTCGAAAAGAGTGTTAAACGACGACGACGCTATCTGCAGAAACGACGATCTGTTGTTAATCCAGATGAAAATTTTTACTTCTATTGGTTAATGATGTTAACTGTATGTGTTCTGTATAATCTATGGACCCTAATTGTGAGGCAGAGCTTTCCTGAACTGCAG CAATCTGTGCCCACGTTCTGGCTCGTCTGCGATTCGATGACAGATGTTGTATTTATCTTAGATATAATAGTTCAATTACGCACAGGCTATCTGGAGCAGGGCCTAATG GTATACGATGACAGGAAGCTGGCCTGCCACTATGTTCACTCGCGCGACTTTATCTTCGATATGATAGCGCTGATACCATTGGATCTGCTGCAGCTCAAGATGGGCACACATCCGCTCTTGCGTTTTACGCGCTTTTTTAAA GTTTATCGATCTGTGAGATTTTATTACATCGTAGAAAGTAGAACAGTTTGGCCAAATTTATGGCGCGTTGTTAACCTAATTCATATCCTGTTAATACTGGCACACTGGTTCGGTTGTTTCTATTTTTTACTCTCCGAGGCGGAGGGTTTTCAg GGCGATTGGGTCTATCCGTATCGACCCGGGGACTATGCCACCCTGACGCGCAAGTATCTGGGCAGCCTGTACTGGTCGACCCTGACACTGACGACCATTGGGGACCTGCCCACGCCCGAGACGAATGCAGA ATATATTTTTACGATCGTTAGCTATTTGATTGGTGTTTTTATCTTCGCCACCATTGTGGGCCAAGTGGGCAATGTGATAACGAACCGAAATGCGAATCGCCTGGAGTTCGAGCGCCTGCTGGATGGGGCCAAGACGTATATGCGGCACCACAAG GTGCCCGGGGGGATGAAGCGTCGCGTGCTGCGGTGGTACGACTACAGTTGGTCCCGCGGAAGGATACAGGGTGGCGGTGACATCAATACCGCCTTGGGCCTCCTGCCCGACAAGCTGAAAACCGAATTGGCCTTACATGTCAACCTCAGCGTGCTGAAGAAGGTGACCATTTTCCAAGAGTGCCAGCCCGAGTTCCTCCACGATCTCGTGCTCAAGATGAAGGCCTACATCTTCACGCCGGGCGACTCCATCTGCCGAAAGGGCGAGGTGGCCCGCGAGATGTTCATCATCGCCGATGGCATCCTGGAGGTCCTCAGCGAGACGGGCAAGGTCCTCACCACCATGAAGGCTGGCGATTTTTTTGGCGAAATCGGCATCCTCAATCTGGACGGGCTGAACAA ACGCACGGCGGATGTGCGGTCCGTGGGCTATTCTGAGCTTTTCTCCCTGTCCCGCGAGGATGTCCTGGCGGCCATGAAGGACTATCCCGATGCCCAGGAGATCCTGCAGACCCTGGGTCGCAAGCGGCTGATGGAGGTGCGCTGCGTGAACAAGAAGTACGCCAAGGCCCAGAGCGACAAGGAGGCGGCGGCCTATGCGGCGGCCCATCCGCACCACCACCCAGCCCACCACCAGGGTCAGGTGCACCAGAGCGACAGCAGCGAGAACAGTGCCTCCAAGAAGATCGTCGACAAGCTGAAGCACGACGTCAAGGGCTTCCGGAATGTGCTCAAGAAGTCCAG GACCTCGCGGAAAAGCGATGAATCCCTAGAGATGCAACCCCTGCACAACACCTCGCCCCGTGGCAGTAAGATCCTGTTGAAGCGAATGTCGCGGGTGAGATCGGACGAAAAGGATGCGGACAGTGCCGAGGCCAAGGACGAGTTGCACGACAAGACGCCCAGCCCCATTGGGGCGGggctgccgctgctgcagcGCCTCCGGCTGCTCAAAGAGAAGCAG GATCGCGAAGAGCGAGCTGTTAAGTCCACACCACCACAGAAATCTCCACCTCACTCACATGTAACGTGTACGTTATCGCCGCAGGAATCGATCCAGGAGGAGCCCGAACGCGAGTTCAGCGAAGGCTTTCCCCTGATCCAGCGACTGCAGCAGTTGAAAATTAAGAACGAGCCGCAGGCAAACGCTGCCGAACCCGGCGTCGTCATG GTCAACACGCCGCCCAATATCAGCAGCAAGATAGATTCGCATTTTGGGGCCAGCCAGGGAGTTGGATCGGTTCCGGGACTAAATGGTGGAGGCATCTCGGCGCCGGGACAATCGCTGACGGTGGCCCAGATCAAGCCCATCATGAAGGTGTCGTTCAAGCAGAAGATCCAGCAGTTGCAGGGCGGCGGAGCAGCCAGCAGCTCCCCAGGGCCGAGTACCGGAGCCATTGCCAAGAAGGAGCCGCCCAAGTCACTGGCCCTGGTGGCCAAGCATGCCACATCCGACGATCCGGTGGCCACAGCTGGAGTGGGATTGGGAGCTGGCTCTGGCATAGCCACCATATCGAAAAGGGTGGTCAAACCCGCCCACAGGATGGCCACGCCACTGCAGTCCGACACGGACACTGATGGCACGCCCATCAAGCCGTGGTCCAAGCTGAAACTGGCCACCCTGATGTCCTCCAGCTACACAAGCTTGACCAATTGCTCGCCCGATGATCTGGCCTCGCCGCTGAAGAACTACTCGCTGAGCAACATACCCCAGCAGATGGAGACGCATACGCGACCACGCCACCACAGCGCCAGGAGCAGTTCAAGATCACCACGCCACGGGCATGGACATGGGcatcatcaccatcaccatcatcaGGGGCAGTCACTGGGTCAGGGGCCAAGCTCCACCAGCACAACGGGCTCGTCGCCTGGCCAAGTGAACCAGTTGGCCAGCAGTGCTGCCAAGAGGGATTGCCTGCGTCTCCAGAAGCCGGAGCAGCATCTGCCCGACGGCGAACTGACCGAACTGGGCGGCAATGGTCGCAGGAAGCTCTACCAGAGCGTCTTCGATCTCTCCCCGGAATATTGCGGTCTGCCGTTCGTCAAGCGCCTGAAGATCCTCAACGAGCGCCAGAAGTTGGCCGAACTGGAGAGGGCCCTCCAGACCCGCAGCTTCAGCCTGGACTGCTCCAAATCCGGGCCGGATAGCAAGGTGCCCATCTCGGAGTCGTTGTATCGCTGCTACAGCGACACCTCCGGCATCTATTCGCAGTTCCTCAGCACTTACGAGTCGACCACCAGCTCCACCTCGATATCCACCAATACTTCCGCTTCCGCATCGGCATCCGcctccgcatccgcatccgcttCGGATAGCAACTCCCGCCAGTTGCAGTATGTACCCCTGCCATTAAGTCCCGAATCCAATGAGACAATGGAGCGTCGCAAGCTGAAGAGTATACTCAAGAAGCTCCAGATGGGCGGTGgtcaggaggaggaggcgggtTCAAAGGTCAACGCCAGTGGCACCACCAAAAAGGGCCAGGGTTTGCCGGCGGAGCCGACCTTGGAAGG CCCGCCCGCCAGTGCCAAGGAGGAGTTGGAATCTCCCTTCGGCGGTGCTGCGGCGATCGGTTCggttaataataaaaataatggtTGCGGTACGGGTAACGGTAACGGTACGGGTACAAGCACGGCTACGATTAACGATAATAGTGCCAATGCGAGCAATTCGATATCGCGTCCGAACAACAGTGCGTATGCGTCGTGTCCTCCACCGGCGGTGgcatttccgtttccggtgCCGGTGCCGGTCACAGTTCCGATTGCCCCTGCATCCGGTGCAGTTCCACTTCCGCTGGGATCGGAGGCGGCGAATGTCTGGTCGCCGACGTTGACGTTGGTAACGCCCACGAATTCGCCGCAGGAGAGCTTCGCGTTTCCCGCCCAGCTTCAAAGGGAGGGGGAGTTGGGCGGCcacggaaacggaaacgggCGCGGGCTCGTTGGTGGCGTTGGCAGCGCCTCAGCGGTTGGAGCCTCGGCATCCGcgtccgcatccgcatccacaTCCGCCTCGTATGTCGTCGAGTGCTCATCGTCGTCGAATCAGATCCTCCATGCCCAGTCCACCACtgatttgaatttgaatttgcagcTCAGGCAGAACACGACCAGTGCGACCATGGGCGGAACGGGTCCAGGGCCCCGGCTCGAAG GCTTCCCGGAGGCTCAGGACTACTTCAATCAAATCCTGAGCGGCATCAATCACGTAATCAAGACGCACATGAACGAGATGCACTCCAAGTTCGAGACGCAGTTCTCCAGCATGGCGGGCGAGGTGCGACGCCGCGACGCAATCATTGCCCAGCTGCAGCTCAAGCTGCGCTCCATAGAGGCCAAGTCCTCTGGCCCAGTGGCATCCACATCCGCATCCTCTTCCGCCTTGGTTCTGCCACTCAGCAGGCGACATAAGCGCGAGAAGATGTCCCAGTTGTCTGTGGACGACGATGAACCGCCCGAGGAGGACAACAGTAGTTCGGGATCTTCAGCGGAGCTTCTATTTATG CGCGGTGATTCCCTGGACACGGTCTTCACCTCATCGCCGCCCATCCAGGGCGGCAGGCGCAGCATATCGCCAGGTCCAAGTCGTCATCATGCGGCCTCGGCGAACGCCCTGAACTGTCCGAGTAGCTACTACGGAGGACCCGGCTCCCTGAGCTCCCGCCACGCCCAAAGCCATCCCAGCTTCTACTCCGGCCAGGGCAATGGACGCAGTGGCCGCAGCAGTGGCTATCGCGAGTGGAGCGGCGGAGCGGACAGCCTGGGCAGCGGGAGCGGATCGAGCAGTGCCGTCATGGTGGCGGATGTTACGGGCAATCTGGCCCGATTGTCGGACAGCGTGATCCTGGACATTGGCGAGAGCTCCAGCTCGAGCTCCTCTTCCAGCAAGATCAACATAGCCGATGTGGATgacgacgaggaggaggaagaggaTCCAGCGGCGCGGCATCCTCGAGAGGAAGAGGACGTGGACGACGAcggcggtggtggtggaggCGGCAGATCGGCAAGCCACAATGACTGGGAGGTGCGAATGCTGGCCGCCGAAATGGAGCGACAGGAGCGCAAGCGGGGTCACTCCCTCTCCGACAATCTGGGTGAGCTGAAGCACTGCAGCACGTTCCTGCGGCGACGCCGGAAATTCAGCGACACGGAGACGGAGTTCAGCGAGACGGACATGGAGGAGCAGCTGGCCAGGTCGGGCAGCGGCTCCATGGACCCAAGTGGCTCGACAGTGGCGTCTGGCTCCGGGGCCGGTggatccacatccacatccgcgGGACATCCGAGTGGCAGCCAGCGACCCCGGGCATCCAGCTTGGATCAGTTCAACCTGCGCTACGGCATCGGGCGCGGAATCTTTAAAGCAATGAGCATCGACCGTGATAAAGACAAGCTTTGA